One genomic window of Quercus robur chromosome 6, dhQueRobu3.1, whole genome shotgun sequence includes the following:
- the LOC126689279 gene encoding endo-1,3;1,4-beta-D-glucanase-like isoform X1 has protein sequence MSSSQCFQNAPTLSSTCGAGTVQEFGGLQTYVTGSPHSKLAILLLSDGFGYEAPNFRKLADKVAAAGFFVVVPDFLHGDSVTDLSDPKFDQDTWMKAHNTEKGFEDAKPVIEALKSKGFSAIGAAGFCWGAMVLVKLASSTDLQAAVLLHPGRITEDEINNVKIPISILGAEIDHSSPPEQLKQFGKKLSEKSEFDSFVKIYPGVAHGWTVRYNVDDESAVKSAEEAHLDMLNWFTKYVK, from the exons ATGTCGAGCTCTCAGTGCTTTCAGAACGCACCAACCTTGAGCTCAACCTGTGGAGCAGGGACAGTCCAAGAGTTTGGAGGCCTTCAAACTTATGTCACTGGCTCTCCTCATTCTAAGCTTGCCATCCTTCTTCTTTCCGATGGTTTTG GCTATGAAGCACCAAATTTCAG GAAACTAGCTGACAAGGTTGCAGCAGCTGGCTTCTTTGTGGTAGTTCCTGATTTTTTGCATGGTGACTCTGTCACTGATCTTAGTGACCCTAAATTTGATCAAGACACCTGGATGAAAGCTCACAACACA GAAAAAGGATTTGAAGATGCCAAACCTGTGATTGAAGCTTTGAAGAGTAAAGGATTCTCTGCCATAGGGGCTGCAGGTTTTTGTTGGGGAG CAATGGTATTGGTCAAATTAGCAAGTTCTACTGACCTTCAGGCTGCGGTCTTGTTGCATCCTGGACGGATCACAGAAGATGAAATCAATA ATGTTAAGATTCCTATTTCAATATTGGGAGCTGAGATCGACCATTCTTCCCCACCTGAACAATTGAAACAATTTGGAAAGAAGTTGTCAGAAAAATCTGAG TTTGATAGCTTTGTGAAGATATATCCTGGTGTGGCTCATGGATGGACAGTGAGGTACAATGTTGACGATGAGTCAGCTGTCAAGAGTGCTGAAGAGGCCCATTTGGACATGTTAAATTGGTTTACCAAGTATGTCAAGTGA